In Rhea pennata isolate bPtePen1 chromosome 22, bPtePen1.pri, whole genome shotgun sequence, a single genomic region encodes these proteins:
- the AGMAT gene encoding guanidino acid hydrolase, mitochondrial produces the protein MQRVLRAVCRAPRGAGLGARELSATARWPRPPCGGLGPAALPSARAQGLRSRSSGCGAPHRCLSGSGFNVPPSAEVVARPAGVCSMLKLPVQASTEGLDAAFIGVPLDTGTSNRPGARFGPRHIRAESVMLRCCNPSTGAAPFDSLLVADVGDVNVNLYNLPDSCRRIREHYGKIVASGCVPLTLGGDHTITYPILQAVAEKHGPVGLVHVDAHADTGDVALGERIYHGTPFRRCVEEGLLDCRRVAQIGLRGSSFALDPYKYSREQGFRVVPVEECWLKSLAPLMEEVRKQMGDKPVYISFDIDGLDPAYAPGTGTPEIAGLTPAQGLEIIRGCKGLNIVGCDLVEVAPMYDASGNTALLGANLLFEMLCVLPKVKTV, from the exons ATGCAGCGGGTGCTGCGGGCCGTTTGCcgcgcgccgcggggagccgggctcGGCGCTCGCGAGCTCTCTGCGACCGCCCGGtggccgcggccgccctgcgGCGGGCTCGGGCCCGCGGCTCTCCCCAGCGCCCGTGCCCAGGGGCTCCGGAGCCGGTCTTCGGGGTGTGGGGCCCCTCACCGCTGCCTCTCAGGCTCTGGCTTCAACGTCCCGCCTAGTGCCGAGGTGGTGGCCCGGCCTGCGGGCGTCTGCTCCATGCTGAAGCTCCCGGTTCAGGCCTCGACGGAGGGGCTGGACGCGGCTTTTATCGGCGTCCCTCTAGACACCGGCACGTCCAACCGCCCGGGAGCCAG GTTTGGTCCTCGCCACATCCGAGCTGAGTCGGTGATGCTGCGGTGCTGCAACCCCAGCACCGGGGCCGCCCCTTTCGATTCCCTCCTGGTCGCCGACGTCGGGGATGTGAACGTGAACCTCTACAACCTGCCCGACAGCTGCCGGCGCATCCGCGAGCACTACGGGAAGATTGTGGCCTCTGGCTGCGTACCCCTCACCCTGG GTGGAGATCACACCATAACGTACCCGATCCTGCAGGCCGTGGCGGAAAA GCACGGCCCCGTGGGGCTGGTGCACGTGGATGCCCACGCCGACACCGGCGACGTGGCCCTGGGCGAGCGCATCTACCACGGGACCCCGTTCCGGCGCTGCGTGGAGGAAGGGCTGCTGGACTGCCGGCGTGTGGCGCAGATCGGCCTCCGGGGCTCCTCCTTCGCTCTCGATCCCTACAAGTACAGCCGGGAGCAG GGTTTCCGGGTCGTCCCGGTTGAAGAGTGTTGGCTGAAGTCGCTGGCGCCGCTGATGGAGGAGGTGAGGAAGCAGATGGGGGACAAACCCGTTTACATCAGTTTTGACATCGATGGCCTCGACCCCGCGTACGCCCCAGGAACCGGGACGCCTGAGATAGCCGGGCTCACGCCGGCCCAG GGTTTGGAGATTATCCGTGGCTGCAAAGGCCTAAATATAGTGGGATGCGACCTCGTCGAAGTCGCACCGATGTACGATGCCTCCG GTAACACGGCCCTCCTGGGGGCAAATCTGCTCTTTGAGATGTTGTGTGTTCTCCCCAAAGTGAAAACCGTGTGA
- the DNAJC16 gene encoding dnaJ homolog subfamily C member 16 codes for MARRLRLGWLAALGLLVALQAAAGHFDPYGVLGVGRDCSPAEIKKAYKRLAREWHPDKNKDPGAEDKFIQISKAYEILSNEEKRANFDRYGDAGESQGYSQHQHRQFHHFHEGFYFDESFFHFPFNSERRDNSDEKYLLHFSHYINEIVPDSFKKPYLIKITSDWCFSCIHIEPVWKEVAQELEALGVGIGVVHAGYERRLAHHLGAHSTPSILGLINGKITFFHNAVVRENLRQFVENLLPGNLVEKITDKNYIRFLSNWKKENKPHVLLFDHMPLVPLLYKLTAFAYRDYLSFGYVYVGLRGTEELSSQYNINVYTPTMMIFKEQINKPADVVQARDMKKQLIDDFLSQNKFLMAARLTNQKLFQELCPVKKSHRQRKHCVVLLTGEGDKFAETYEAFLTFAVANTKDTLRFVHIYNDRQPEFADALLNDEEKYRGKSAVVILERRNNAGKVAYKALEEAWQGSREDNFILLDLLDQLRTDPGLLSSDTVLTDLNDELAPMFLIRWFYSMLDYISDCWDSLFHNNWREMMPLLSLLFSALFILFGTVIVQAFSDSSDARDSPPPEKEEATTKTEKNDTSFSKENNSRVPKKGFVEVTELTDINYNSNLVRLRPGHMNVVLILSNATKTTLLQKFALEVYTFTGSSSLHFSFLSLDKHREWLEYLLEFAQDAAPIPNQYDKHFLERDYTGYVLALNGHKKYFCLFKPHRSGDEGGTLGACEDYDSSLHPEARGKSSCSPGSRSVKNKLHKLSFWMERLLEGSLQRFYIPSWPALD; via the exons atGGCGCGGAGGCTGCGGCTCGGCTGGCTggcggcgctggggctgctcgTGGCCCTGCAGGCCGCGGCGGGGCACTTCGACCCCTACGGCGTCCTGGGGGTGGGCAGGGACTGCAGCCCGGCGGAGATCAAGAAGGCGTACAAGCGGCTCGCCCGGGAGTG GCACCCTGACAAAAATAAGGACCCAGGAGCTGAAGATAAATTCATCCAGATTAGCAAAGCCTATGAG ATTCTCTCCAATGAGGAAAAGAGGGCAAACTTTGATCGCTATGGAGATGCCGGGGAGAGCCAGGGGTACTCTCAGCATCAGCATCGCCAGTTCCATCATTTCCATGAAGGCTTCTATTTTGATGAGTCCTTCTTCCATTTCCCCTTTAATTCGGAGAGGCGCGACAACTCCGATGAGAAgtatttgctgcatttttcacaTTACATCAATGAAATTGTGCCAGATAGTTTCAAGAAACCTTACCTCATTAAAATAACCTCAGACTGGTGTTTCAGCTGTATCCACATTGAGCCCGTGTGGAAGGAAGTCGCTCAGGAACTGGAGGCACTGG gAGTGGGAATTGGAGTCGTTCATGCTGGGTACGAGAGACGCCTTGCCCATCACCTAGGTGCGCATAGTACACCGTCGATTCTAGGGCTGATTAACGGGAAAATAACGTTCTTCCACAACGCTGTCGTTCGAGAAAACCTGCGGCAGTTTGTGGAGAATCTTCTGCCAGGGAATCTCGTAGAAAAG ATTACAGATAAAAACTACATCCGCTTTCTGTCtaactggaagaaagaaaataagccCCATGTCCTTTTATTTGATCATATGCCACTTGTGCCATTATTATACAAG CTGACTGCCTTTGCATACAGAGATTACTTGTCCTTTGGTTATGTGTATGTTGGACTCAGAGGGACCGAAGAGTTGTCCAGCCAGTACAACATCAATGTTTATACTCCTACCATGATGATCTTCAAGGAGCAGATCAACAAGCCCGCAGATGTTGTGCAG GCACGAGACATGAAGAAGCAGCTCATCGACGACTTCCTTTCCCAGAATAAGTTCCTCATGGCAGCCAGGCTCACCAACCAGAAGCTGTTCCAGGAGCTGTGTCCTGTGAAGAAGTCTCATCGTCAGCGAAA GCACTGCGTGGTCTTACTTACTGGAGAAGGTGATAAGTTCGCTGAGACCTACGAGGCATTTTTGACTTTTGCCGTGGCCAACACAAAAGACACCCTGAGGTTTGTGCATATCTATAATGATCGTCAGCCAGAATTTGCAGACGCCTTGCTGAATGATGAGGAGAAGTATCGGGGAAAATCAGCC GTGGTCATTTTGGAAAGGCGTAATAATGCAGGGAAAGTTGCCTATAAAGCTTTGGAGGAGGCCTGGCAAGGCAGCAGAGAAGATAACTTCATCCTGCTGGATCTTCTGGATCAGTTGAGGACAGACCCTGGTCTTCTCTCATCAGACACTGTCCTGACAGACTTGAATGATGAACTTGCTCCC ATGTTTCTAATCCGATGGTTTTACTCCATGCTGGATTACATCTCAGACTGCTGGGACAGTTTGTTTCATAATAACTG GCGAGAAATGATGCCCCTGCTGTCCTTGCTCTTCTCTGCACTCTTCATTCTTTTTGGCACCGTTATTGTTCAGGCTTTCAG TGACTCAAGCGATGCAAGAGACTCTCCTCCaccagagaaagaagaagcaaCCACGAAGACTGAAAAGAACGACACGAGCTTCAGCAAAGAGAATAACAG CAGGGTTCCCAAAAAGGGCTTTGTCGAGGTGACGGAGCTAACGGACATTAACTATAACAGTAACTTGGTACGCCTGAGGCCAGGTCACATGAACGTGGTCTTGATCCTCTCTAACGCTACCAAAACCACTCTCCTGCAGAAGTTTGCCCTGGAAGTCTACACGTTCACAGG gagcagctctcttcatttctccttcctcagccTGGACAAGCACCGAGAATGGCTGGAGTACCTGTTAGAGTTTGCGCAGGATGCGGCCCCCATCCCAAATCAGTACGACAAGCATTTCCTGGAGCGTGACTACACGGGCTACGTCCTAGCTCTGAACGGCCACAAGAAGTACTTCTGCCTCTTTAAGCCTCACAGATCAGGGGACGAGGGGGGGACGCTAGGAGCGTGCGAGGATTACGATTCCTCACTACATCCAGAAGCCAGAGGGAAATCCTCCTGCAGTCCAGGATCTAGATCggttaaaaacaaattacacaAGTTGTCCTTTTGGATGGAACGCCTTCTAGAGGGCTCCTTACAGAGGTTCTATATCCCCTCGTGGCCTGCGCTAGACTGA
- the CASP9 gene encoding caspase-9, with product MEEARRRALRRCRVRLVAALRVAPLWAPLEARGVFTRAMVEELQSAGTRREQARQLVIDLETRGKQAFPTFVSILRDTGQGELADLLSEACELPLGQPADVTPVELDVGGETREKSASALERVPVPVQDVSDRLRTPPAAPRGERSSDGRSSRPPLGSPAVLATRLQTPSSTGKGGNSSVLCVVGSAVDSLRRNSDLVYDLKADPCGYCLILNNVNFSRDSELSTRTGSNIDCEKLEKRFKSLHFSVLTRQDLKAQEIVWELRKLARLDHSALDCCLVVILSHGCQTSHIQFPGGIYGTDGKAIPVEKIVNYFNGSHCPSLRGKPKLFFIQACGGEQKDQGFEVESDSPGDEAPRASAEFDATPFQASSGALDEPDAVASLPTPSDILVSYSTFPGFVSWRDRLSGSWYVETLDDVLDRYAHSEDLLNMLLRVAHAVSAKGRYKQIPGCFNFLRKKFFFMHK from the exons atggaggaggcgcggcggcgggcgctgcggcgcTGCCGGGTGCGGCTGGTGGCGGCGCTGCGGGTGGCGCCGCTCTGGGCGCCGCTGGAGGCGCGCGGCGTCTTCACCCGCGCCATGGTGGAGGAGCTGCAG AGCGCCGGCACCCGAAGAGAGCAAGCCCGGCAGCTGGTCATCGACCTGGAGACGCGAGGGAAGCAAGCGTTTCCGACCTTCGTCTCCATCCTGCGGGACACCGGGCAGGGTGAGCTCGCAGACCTGCTGAGCGAGGCCTGCGAGCTCCCGCTGGGGCAGCCGGCGGACGTGACGCCCGTCGAACTGGACGTGGGTGGAGAGACGCGCGAGAAAA GTGCGAGCGCTTTGGAGCGCGTCCCCGTTCCGGTTCAAGACGTGAGCGACAGACTTCGAACGCCTCCTGCAGCGCCCAGGGGTGAGCGGTCTTCCGACGGCCGGAGCTCTCGGCCGCCTCTCGGTTCCCCGGCCGTCTTGGCCACGCGTCTCCAGACGCCTTCCAGCACGGGGAAGGGGGGCAATTCCTCTGT tttgtgtgtTGTAGGCTCAGCTGTTGACAGCTTGAGGAGGAACTCCGATCTG GTTTATGATCTGAAAGCAGATCCTTGCGGATACTGCCTGATCCTCAACAACGTCAACTTCAGCAGAGACTCCGAGCTGTCAACTCGAACTGGCTCCAACATAGACTGTGAGAAACTGGAGAAACGTTTCAAGTCATTGCACTTCAGTGTCCTGACTCGGCAGGATCTCAAAGCTCAG GAAATTGTTTGGGAGCTGCGGAAGCTGGCGAGGCTGGACCACAGCGCCTTGGACTGCTGCCTCGTGGTGATCCTTTCCCATGGCTGTCAG aCAAGCCATATTCAGTTTCCTGGAGGGATTTATGGAACAGATGGAAAAGCCATTCCAGTTGAAAAGATTGTGAACTATTTCAATGGGTCCCACTGCCCGAGTTTGAGAGGAAAACCCAAACTCTTCTTCATCCAGGCCTGTGGTGGAG AGCAAAAAGATCAAGGCTTTGAAGTGGAATCCGATTCACCTGGAGACGAAGCTCCCAGGGCTTCTGCAGAGTTCGATGCAACCCCTTTTCAGGCTTCATCAGGTGCCTTAGACGAGCCCGATGCCGTAGCCAGTCTGCCCACACCCAGTGACATCTTGGTGTCCTATTCAACTTTTCCAG GTTTTGTCTCTTGGAGGGACAGACTGAGCGGCTCGTGGTACGTGGAAACGCTGGACGATGTGCTGGACCGATACGCCCATTCCGAAGACCTGCTGAATATGTTACTGCgg GTGGCGCACGCCGTATCTGCCAAGGGCAGGTACAAGCAGATCCCAGGCTGTTTCAACTTCCTCCGGAAAAAGTTCTTCTTCATGCACAAATGA
- the PPIH gene encoding peptidyl-prolyl cis-trans isomerase H yields MAVLASNPNNPVVFFDVSIGGQEVGRMKIELFADVVPKTAENFRQFCTGEFRKDGVPIGYKGSTFHRVIKDFMIQGGDFVNGDGTGVASIYRGPFADENFKLKHSAPGLLSMANSGPSTNGCQFFITCSKCDWLDGKHVVFGKIIDGLLVMRKIENVPTGPNNKPKLPVVISQCGEM; encoded by the exons ATGGCGGTGCTGGCCTCCAACCCCAACAACCCCGTGGTCTTCTTCGACGTCTCCATCGGCGGGCAG GAGGTCGGTCGCATGAAAATCGAGCTGTTCGCTGACGTGGTGCCCAAAACCGCAGAGAATTTCAG gcagTTTTGTACGGGTGAATTCAG GAAGGACGGTGTCCCTATAGGCTACAAGGGAAGCACTTTCCACAG GGTAATAAAGGATTTCATGATCCAAGGAGGTGACTTCGTAAAC GGAGATGGCACTGGAGTAGCCAGTATATATCGGGGTCCCTTTGCAGATGAGAACTTCAAGCTCAAACACTCTGCTCCTGGTCTGCTCTCTATG GCAAACAGTGGTCCGAGTACCAACGGCTGTCAGTTTTTCATTACATGCTCCAAATGCGACTGGTTGGATGGGAAACACGTTGTGTTTG GTAAAATCATCGATGGGCTGTTAGTCATGAGAAAAATTGAA AATGTGCCTACGGGTCCAAATAACAAACCCAAGCTGCCAGTTGTGATCTCTCAGTGTGGGGAAATGTAA